A window of the bacterium genome harbors these coding sequences:
- a CDS encoding PIN domain-containing protein, protein MVETAGNIFALDTSALLTLWNDEPGADEVERILNDKHKSVIVSFMSYMECYYRVWKSRGRERGREIYTYLFTLPMERINLTEEILQSAAEIKASYALSVADSWIIATARLHGAILVHKDPEFLQVEPAVKMLSLPFKQGESREPELDAG, encoded by the coding sequence ATGGTAGAGACAGCAGGTAATATTTTTGCCCTGGACACCTCTGCCCTTTTAACCTTGTGGAATGATGAGCCTGGTGCTGATGAGGTCGAACGGATCCTCAATGATAAACACAAAAGCGTGATTGTTTCGTTCATGTCATATATGGAATGTTATTATCGGGTTTGGAAAAGCCGTGGCCGGGAGCGAGGCAGGGAGATTTACACTTACCTGTTCACCTTGCCTATGGAACGGATCAACCTTACCGAAGAGATACTTCAGTCGGCAGCAGAGATAAAAGCATCTTATGCCCTTTCAGTAGCCGATAGCTGGATCATTGCAACCGCCAGGCTGCATGGCGCTATTCTTGTTCATAAAGACCCGGAGTTTTTGCAGGTCGAGCCAGCCGTAAAAATGCTCAGTTTGCCCTTCAAACAAGGGGAAAGCCGGGAACCAGAGCTTGATGCGGGATGA
- a CDS encoding ammonium transporter: MKRQKLGAYFFLAFFFICLSIFMAGTVLAASDPVGTATGTAADLGVDAGTLTVGKLADFVGHNTVSINFMWLLLTGFLVMFMQAGFALVETGFCRAKSAAETMMMNFMVYAVGMTGYWICGYALQMGGVGGFASLGGGAALSREITITLFGKPFGLFGGTGFFLAGASYDVAIFAMFLFQMVFMDTAATIPTGAMAERWKFSNFCIFGLFMSMLVYPLYGNWVWGGGWLAKLGENFGLGHGMVDFAGSSVVHCVGGTAALAGAIVLGPRVGKYNKDGTPNAIPGHDIPMAILGTFILAFGWFGFNPGSTLAGVDLRLAVVAVNTMLASAAGALSAMLYMWYTTGKPDPSMSANGMLAGLVAITAPCAFVNSISAFIIGAIAGVLVILSVYFVERVLKVDDPVGAVSVHGVNGIWGCLALGIFADGRYGAGWNGVEGTVRGLLYGDASQFMAQLIGCLVCFAFVFVSFYAFFKVSDLLVGIRVSKEAEIEGLDIPEVGILAYPDFHTVELSPEA; this comes from the coding sequence ATGAAAAGACAAAAACTTGGAGCTTATTTCTTTCTGGCATTCTTTTTCATATGCTTGTCCATATTCATGGCAGGGACGGTTCTGGCCGCAAGCGATCCGGTCGGGACAGCAACGGGGACGGCGGCTGACCTTGGAGTTGATGCCGGGACCCTGACAGTAGGGAAACTGGCTGATTTTGTCGGCCATAATACGGTCTCCATCAATTTCATGTGGCTGCTGCTGACCGGCTTTTTAGTCATGTTTATGCAGGCCGGATTCGCCCTGGTAGAGACCGGCTTTTGCCGGGCCAAGAGCGCGGCTGAAACCATGATGATGAACTTTATGGTCTATGCAGTTGGTATGACCGGCTATTGGATCTGCGGCTATGCGCTGCAAATGGGGGGTGTCGGAGGATTTGCCTCGCTGGGCGGGGGTGCTGCCCTGAGCAGGGAGATTACCATCACCCTGTTTGGAAAACCCTTTGGTCTCTTTGGCGGCACGGGCTTTTTTCTGGCCGGGGCATCCTATGATGTGGCCATCTTTGCCATGTTCCTCTTTCAGATGGTATTTATGGATACAGCCGCGACCATACCCACCGGAGCCATGGCCGAGCGATGGAAGTTCTCGAACTTTTGCATATTCGGACTGTTCATGTCCATGCTGGTCTATCCCCTTTACGGCAACTGGGTCTGGGGCGGCGGATGGCTGGCGAAACTGGGAGAAAACTTTGGCCTTGGGCATGGGATGGTAGACTTTGCCGGCTCTTCAGTGGTTCACTGCGTAGGCGGTACGGCTGCACTTGCCGGAGCTATAGTATTAGGCCCCAGGGTTGGGAAATATAATAAAGATGGAACTCCCAATGCCATACCCGGACATGATATCCCCATGGCTATTCTGGGAACCTTCATCCTGGCCTTTGGCTGGTTCGGATTTAACCCCGGCAGCACTCTGGCTGGTGTGGACCTGCGGCTGGCGGTGGTAGCGGTCAATACCATGCTGGCTTCAGCAGCCGGAGCGCTCAGTGCCATGCTGTACATGTGGTACACCACCGGCAAGCCCGATCCCAGCATGTCCGCTAACGGCATGCTGGCCGGGCTGGTGGCTATCACCGCACCCTGTGCCTTTGTCAACAGTATCTCCGCCTTTATCATCGGTGCCATAGCCGGAGTGCTGGTAATTTTAAGCGTCTACTTCGTTGAGCGGGTCCTGAAGGTGGATGACCCGGTAGGAGCGGTTTCAGTCCACGGAGTCAATGGAATCTGGGGATGCCTGGCTTTGGGAATCTTTGCCGACGGTAGATATGGTGCTGGCTGGAACGGCGTGGAAGGGACCGTACGGGGTCTTCTCTATGGCGATGCCTCACAGTTCATGGCCCAGTTGATTGGCTGCCTGGTCTGCTTTGCCTTCGTCTTTGTCAGCTTCTATGCATTCTTCAAGGTCAGCGACCTTCTGGTCGGAATCAGGGTAAGCAAAGAGGCGGAAATCGAAGGTCTGGACATTCCTGAAGTCGGCATCCTTGCATATCCGGATTTTCATACAGTAGAGTTATCTCCAGAAGCATAA
- a CDS encoding HEAT repeat domain-containing protein, with protein sequence MNKKRTTLMSIGTILFISIIVNGCTLSSRATKPDKPETAKINLTANPEKVQATKPETDVPHFPSLNEEGENNPHPHPASPLKGEECKEGSLLKGEENSEGSPLKESSGGSPLDTEGSHTRLGTSEPGSIEGDIQTWIQQLSSGNKAARDQARDSLIQAGSAAIPALARILETTTDFTPCWEAVNIMGYIADAKAAPYLVEQSLKATNSHVRWRSIWALASMPEEDILPPLLKALEDPDERIKWNAAVALSNFDRKEAVPILKEGLKNSSSWTQWEAINALGRVYDQETVPALLALLDCSTCTPQSNQQEAILSLGQMNDLRAIPALVKALEDSRSGIRLRAALALGNINDAAAIPALEKCLKKEQDEMVISSVKEAIERLKANQPANQSGQEEISLQKTEEPE encoded by the coding sequence ATGAATAAAAAAAGAACCACCTTGATGAGCATTGGCACAATCTTATTCATCAGCATAATAGTAAACGGTTGTACTCTAAGCAGCCGCGCCACCAAACCGGACAAGCCCGAAACCGCTAAAATCAACCTGACTGCCAATCCTGAGAAGGTCCAGGCGACTAAACCCGAAACAGATGTTCCCCATTTCCCCTCTCTCAATGAGGAGGGTGAAAATAACCCTCACCCCCACCCAGCCTCCCCCCTCAAGGGGGAGGAGTGTAAGGAAGGCTCCCTCCTCAAGGGGGAAGAGAATAGTGAAGGCTCTCCTCTCAAGGAGAGTAGTGGAGGCTCTCCCCTCGATACTGAAGGCTCCCATACAAGATTGGGAACGTCTGAACCTGGCTCAATCGAAGGAGATATTCAAACCTGGATTCAACAACTCAGCAGCGGGAACAAAGCGGCCAGAGATCAGGCCAGAGACTCTCTGATTCAAGCGGGAAGTGCGGCTATTCCGGCTTTGGCCAGGATTCTGGAAACCACCACTGATTTTACTCCCTGCTGGGAAGCGGTAAACATCATGGGGTATATCGCGGATGCCAAGGCTGCTCCCTATTTGGTGGAGCAATCATTAAAAGCCACCAATAGTCACGTTCGATGGCGCTCTATCTGGGCTCTTGCCAGTATGCCGGAAGAGGATATCCTGCCTCCCCTGCTCAAGGCTCTTGAAGATCCCGATGAACGAATCAAGTGGAATGCGGCGGTGGCCCTGAGCAACTTTGACCGGAAAGAAGCTGTACCTATCCTCAAGGAAGGCTTAAAAAACAGCTCATCCTGGACACAATGGGAAGCGATCAATGCCCTGGGCCGGGTTTATGATCAGGAAACCGTTCCTGCGTTATTGGCGCTGTTAGACTGTTCCACCTGCACCCCCCAAAGTAACCAGCAGGAAGCTATCTTATCCCTGGGTCAGATGAATGATCTCCGTGCAATCCCCGCTTTAGTCAAGGCATTAGAGGATAGCAGATCCGGCATCCGGCTGCGGGCAGCATTGGCTTTGGGAAATATCAATGATGCTGCCGCCATTCCGGCTTTAGAAAAGTGCCTGAAGAAAGAACAGGATGAGATGGTCATAAGCTCAGTCAAAGAAGCAATTGAGAGACTCAAGGCCAACCAGCCAGCCAATCAATCCGGTCAGGAAGAAATTTCTCTGCAAAAAACAGAAGAGCCGGAATAG
- a CDS encoding P-II family nitrogen regulator, with translation MKKIEAIIKPFKLDDLKEALDKIGVKGMTVTEVKGFGRQKGHTEMYRGTEYTIEFRPKVKVEIIIQNGKVQEAMAVIADAVKTGNIGDGKVFVTPVEDVMRIRTRERGEDAL, from the coding sequence ATGAAGAAGATAGAAGCTATTATCAAGCCATTCAAGCTGGATGACCTCAAAGAAGCCCTGGATAAGATCGGAGTTAAAGGCATGACCGTGACCGAGGTTAAGGGGTTCGGCAGGCAGAAAGGGCATACGGAAATGTACCGGGGAACTGAATATACGATCGAGTTTCGGCCTAAAGTCAAGGTCGAGATCATTATTCAGAACGGAAAGGTTCAGGAGGCAATGGCTGTTATTGCCGATGCCGTCAAAACCGGTAATATCGGTGATGGAAAGGTCTTTGTTACCCCGGTGGAAGATGTCATGAGAATCAGAACCAGAGAACGGGGCGAAGACGCCCTGTAG
- a CDS encoding MFS transporter produces the protein MASLRQIHFINFSRKLTINTIFFLVPLYFLQIGFTGWQIGVITSLYAFAPLLFSFPTGWINDRLSIRGMIHGALVVLVILFLLMGSIRNFILMAILFLLLGVANNALDMSCNSLYYKDETDMDLNRKYGLMNFWLSMGAAVGVLLGGVFTFYTDFHTLFMVYAAYLVAVLLGVLNLPEGRFNLIPIRKYKLSLLNKKTILFSLLIFILTLHWGAESTVYSPFLRETFHLNNLQLALYIALPLFILSFASFTLCCLKYNRRMNERIFLFAMLLSGIGHVLMVQSSVSVSFFFRVVHELGDGFLAALIFVFISRLFEKENIGGSSGILLAVMTLGHMVGSLVFSPIGYTAGLHYPFIISGLLLIVNTAFGIYVFRSERY, from the coding sequence ATGGCCTCACTGCGACAGATCCATTTCATTAATTTCAGCAGGAAACTGACCATCAATACGATATTCTTTCTGGTCCCCCTTTATTTCCTGCAAATCGGATTCACGGGGTGGCAAATCGGGGTGATTACTTCGCTCTATGCCTTTGCACCTCTGCTTTTTTCCTTCCCAACCGGATGGATCAACGACCGTCTCTCCATCAGGGGGATGATTCACGGGGCACTGGTGGTCCTGGTCATTCTCTTTCTCCTCATGGGCAGCATCAGAAATTTTATCCTGATGGCGATCCTTTTCCTGCTCCTGGGAGTTGCCAATAATGCCCTGGATATGTCCTGTAACAGCCTCTACTATAAAGATGAGACAGATATGGATCTGAACAGAAAGTACGGGCTGATGAATTTCTGGCTGTCAATGGGCGCTGCGGTTGGGGTTTTGCTTGGGGGGGTATTTACCTTCTACACTGACTTTCATACGCTGTTCATGGTCTATGCCGCTTATCTTGTTGCAGTGCTGCTTGGAGTGCTGAATCTTCCCGAAGGGAGGTTCAATCTCATTCCCATCAGGAAATACAAGCTGAGTCTCCTCAACAAAAAGACCATCCTTTTTTCGCTCCTGATTTTTATTCTCACACTTCACTGGGGTGCGGAAAGTACGGTCTACAGCCCTTTCTTACGGGAGACCTTTCACCTCAACAACCTGCAGCTTGCTCTCTATATTGCCCTGCCTCTCTTTATTCTTTCCTTTGCTTCATTTACCCTATGTTGTCTGAAATATAACCGCCGGATGAATGAGCGGATTTTTCTTTTCGCCATGCTCCTCTCCGGCATCGGTCATGTGCTTATGGTCCAGAGCAGTGTATCTGTTTCCTTTTTCTTCCGGGTCGTTCATGAGCTTGGGGATGGTTTTCTGGCCGCCCTGATTTTTGTCTTTATCTCCAGGCTGTTCGAGAAGGAAAACATCGGCGGAAGCTCCGGCATTCTCCTTGCTGTAATGACCCTGGGGCATATGGTGGGATCCCTGGTTTTTTCTCCGATCGGATATACGGCAGGTCTGCACTATCCCTTTATCATCTCCGGCCTGCTCCTGATCGTAAATACTGCTTTTGGGATTTATGTATTCAGGAGCGAACGATATTGA
- a CDS encoding AbrB/MazE/SpoVT family DNA-binding domain-containing protein, with protein sequence MRTKVSSKAQVSIPAPIRKEFNIRPNSQLEWIAEDGLITVVPVPEDPVASFRGRGKGHYSTSQLVLERQKEREEEDGRDSR encoded by the coding sequence ATGCGGACAAAGGTATCTTCCAAAGCACAGGTTTCCATCCCTGCGCCTATTCGCAAGGAATTCAATATCCGGCCAAATTCACAACTGGAGTGGATTGCCGAAGACGGACTCATCACCGTTGTTCCTGTACCGGAAGATCCGGTAGCTTCATTCAGGGGACGCGGCAAAGGCCATTATTCAACCTCTCAACTTGTCCTTGAAAGGCAAAAGGAGCGGGAGGAAGAAGATGGTAGAGACAGCAGGTAA
- a CDS encoding P-II family nitrogen regulator, protein MKKLEIIIRPGKIEAVRKAMEVAGCVGVTISQAEGHGNQKGLTKERQGSSYRMEMVPKVRLEAVVPDNRVEPIVEAIIREAKTGQPGDGKIFIFDVMDVVRIRTGERGEKAI, encoded by the coding sequence GTGAAAAAATTGGAAATTATTATTCGCCCAGGGAAAATTGAAGCGGTACGCAAGGCGATGGAAGTGGCAGGGTGTGTCGGTGTTACCATATCGCAAGCGGAAGGTCATGGGAACCAGAAGGGTCTGACGAAGGAGAGACAGGGCAGCAGCTACCGCATGGAAATGGTTCCCAAGGTCCGCCTGGAGGCTGTTGTTCCCGACAACCGTGTCGAGCCGATCGTCGAAGCGATTATCAGGGAAGCCAAGACAGGCCAGCCCGGTGATGGGAAAATATTTATCTTCGATGTCATGGATGTCGTCCGCATCCGCACGGGAGAAAGAGGAGAAAAGGCGATCTAG